Proteins co-encoded in one Candidatus Hydrogenedentota bacterium genomic window:
- a CDS encoding sugar phosphate isomerase/epimerase, producing MKLGMVTYNMGKDMDVPTLIAFCQDTGLEGVELRTEHKHGVELTLTAAQRADVKRMFADSPVQIAGLGSTYEFHSPNPEVVKQNIDGAIAYCRLASEVGASGIKVRPNGLPEGVPVEKTCEQIGKALKQVATFGADLGVQVRLEVHGKDSSDPKMIRKMMDAADHPNALVCWNSNKGDMDENGSIEANFNLLKDKIAHAHITDIGVYQYPWQDLFNRLKAIDYKGWCLAEISYNAEPNRFMKYYRTMFDLYTGNYKWPRA from the coding sequence ATGAAGCTCGGAATGGTCACCTACAATATGGGCAAGGACATGGATGTGCCCACTTTGATTGCCTTTTGCCAGGACACGGGCTTGGAAGGCGTGGAACTGCGAACCGAGCACAAGCACGGCGTCGAGCTGACGTTGACCGCGGCGCAGCGCGCGGATGTGAAGCGGATGTTCGCGGATTCGCCGGTTCAGATCGCGGGGCTGGGTTCGACCTATGAGTTTCACAGTCCCAATCCCGAAGTCGTGAAACAGAACATCGATGGCGCGATTGCGTACTGCCGGCTTGCGTCGGAGGTGGGAGCTTCGGGGATCAAGGTGCGGCCCAACGGACTGCCCGAGGGCGTGCCTGTCGAGAAGACCTGCGAACAAATCGGCAAGGCGTTGAAGCAGGTGGCGACGTTTGGCGCGGATCTCGGCGTGCAGGTGCGCCTGGAGGTACACGGCAAGGATTCGTCGGACCCGAAGATGATTCGCAAGATGATGGACGCGGCGGACCACCCGAACGCCTTGGTGTGCTGGAATTCGAATAAGGGCGACATGGACGAGAATGGCAGCATCGAAGCGAACTTCAATCTGTTGAAAGACAAGATCGCCCACGCGCACATCACCGACATCGGCGTGTATCAGTATCCGTGGCAGGATTTGTTCAACCGGCTGAAAGCCATCGATTACAAGGGCTGGTGCCTCGCGGAAATCAGTTATAACGCGGAACCGAACCGGTTCATGAAGTACTACCGGACCATGTTCGATCTGTATACGGGCAACTACAAATGGCCGAGGGCGTGA
- the recG gene encoding ATP-dependent DNA helicase RecG: MHEGTAGGIALDSHVTSLPGVGDKRAELLAQLNIATVRDLLFHFPRSYQDRRNPTPLGEINDGDTVTVCAEVVKSRILRLRRGLSMAEVSLRDASGTLKAIWFGQPYLAQAFKAGARGFFSGQAGKWNGLALRNPEYELLTGDEDDLLNSGRIVPVYRLTEGVSQRMLRRLVRTALDGLREAIADALPPDLAGKYSYPPADAGLRTIHFPEELDAAKAARNRFAYEELLGIQLGVLLARQARRHESKAYRHVTDGERLGALRTSLPFALTGAQQRAVADILEDMASERPMVRLLQGDVGCGKTAVALHAIAAAADGGFQTALMAPTEILAEQHALTLRDALGPLGIEVASLTGSTAGARGVVEALASGECHVIVGTHALIQDRVSFHRLGLVIIDEQHRFGVVQRAALLEKGLNPDMLHMTATPIPRTLAVTVYGGMDVTVIDELPPNRAPVKTSRVPPAKVPGLYDYIREQAAQGRQTYIICPLVEESLARALTAVTTHFEQLGEGPLKGMRLGLLHGRLSSSEKDEVMHRFKRGDLDVLVSTTVIEVGIDCPNATTIVIEDAAQFGLPQLHQLRGRVGRGNVASRCFLLGKPKTPDGRQRLEILCGTNSGFEIAESDLEMRGPGEFRGVRQAGLSDLRVADLIRDVRILDAARRDAQAILEVDPGLALQEHAALAVAARSFAALTA; the protein is encoded by the coding sequence TTGCATGAGGGAACGGCCGGCGGGATTGCGCTCGATAGTCACGTTACCTCGTTGCCGGGGGTGGGGGACAAGCGCGCTGAACTGCTCGCGCAACTGAACATCGCCACGGTTCGCGATCTTCTTTTCCATTTTCCCCGCAGCTATCAGGACCGGCGTAATCCGACTCCTCTCGGCGAGATCAACGACGGCGATACCGTGACCGTCTGCGCGGAGGTCGTGAAGTCGCGCATTCTGCGGCTGCGACGCGGGCTGAGCATGGCGGAGGTTTCGCTGCGCGATGCCTCCGGCACGCTGAAGGCCATCTGGTTCGGTCAGCCGTATCTCGCGCAAGCGTTCAAGGCTGGGGCGCGAGGATTTTTCTCGGGGCAGGCGGGCAAATGGAACGGGCTGGCGTTGCGGAATCCCGAATACGAACTGCTCACCGGCGACGAGGATGACCTGCTGAATTCGGGACGGATTGTCCCGGTGTACCGGCTTACGGAGGGGGTGTCGCAACGCATGTTGCGGCGGCTCGTACGGACCGCGCTTGACGGGTTGCGAGAAGCCATCGCGGACGCGCTGCCGCCGGACTTGGCAGGCAAATACAGTTATCCGCCCGCGGACGCGGGTTTGCGCACTATCCATTTCCCTGAAGAACTCGACGCGGCCAAGGCTGCCCGCAACCGCTTTGCCTATGAGGAACTGCTGGGTATTCAGCTCGGCGTGCTGCTTGCGCGGCAGGCGAGGCGTCACGAATCGAAGGCGTATCGTCACGTGACGGATGGCGAGCGGCTCGGCGCATTGCGCACGTCGCTGCCGTTTGCGTTGACGGGCGCGCAGCAGCGCGCGGTGGCGGACATTCTGGAAGACATGGCTTCCGAGCGGCCCATGGTGCGCCTGCTTCAAGGTGATGTGGGTTGCGGGAAGACGGCGGTGGCGTTGCACGCCATTGCTGCCGCGGCGGACGGCGGTTTTCAGACGGCGCTTATGGCGCCGACAGAGATTCTGGCGGAGCAGCATGCCCTCACCTTGCGCGACGCGCTGGGACCGTTGGGTATCGAGGTCGCGTCGCTGACCGGTTCGACGGCGGGCGCGCGGGGCGTGGTGGAGGCGTTGGCGTCGGGCGAATGCCACGTCATCGTGGGGACGCACGCGTTGATTCAGGACCGGGTCTCGTTTCACCGATTGGGTCTGGTGATTATCGACGAGCAGCACCGGTTCGGCGTGGTGCAACGCGCGGCGCTTCTGGAGAAAGGCCTCAATCCGGACATGCTTCACATGACGGCGACGCCGATTCCGCGCACGTTGGCCGTGACGGTGTACGGAGGCATGGATGTGACCGTCATCGACGAGTTACCCCCGAATCGTGCTCCCGTGAAGACTTCGCGGGTGCCGCCCGCGAAAGTCCCGGGGCTGTACGACTACATTCGCGAACAGGCGGCCCAAGGGCGCCAGACCTATATCATTTGTCCGCTGGTGGAGGAATCGCTTGCGCGGGCGCTGACGGCGGTGACGACCCACTTCGAGCAGCTTGGGGAAGGGCCGTTGAAAGGGATGCGGCTCGGGCTGCTCCACGGGCGGTTATCGTCTTCGGAGAAAGACGAAGTGATGCACCGGTTCAAGCGAGGCGACCTGGACGTGCTCGTCAGCACGACGGTCATCGAAGTCGGGATCGATTGTCCGAATGCGACCACCATCGTGATTGAGGACGCGGCCCAGTTCGGGTTGCCGCAGCTACACCAACTGCGTGGCCGCGTGGGGCGCGGCAACGTGGCATCGCGGTGCTTCCTGCTGGGTAAACCGAAGACGCCTGATGGCCGGCAGCGGTTGGAGATACTGTGCGGTACGAACAGCGGATTCGAGATTGCCGAGTCCGACCTGGAAATGCGAGGGCCGGGCGAGTTTCGGGGGGTGCGGCAGGCGGGCCTCAGCGATTTGCGCGTCGCCGACCTGATTCGGGACGTGCGTATCCTGGACGCCGCGCGGCGTGATGCGCAGGCGATCTTGGAGGTCGACCCCGGGCTTGCGCTGCAGGAGCACGCTGCACTGGCCGTTGCAGCACGATCGTTTGCCGCATTGACTGCGTGA
- a CDS encoding HD domain-containing protein, with product MRQGDLAYCRTMREFSQHVVKLFEEIHPLDRIARAGYVLRGVTEPESVAAHSHFVSLLTLLFVDAYPDLFDRERALTMALIHDLSEAQLMDIPMPAGDAYLREAKQGAEQAIIERLFAGLGGRYAEYHRELLEPKTPEACLVRGLDKAQMMLKIVMYEREGRGRLREFWKNPKNFEDFGIEPVSDLFDAICEEAREERPRWKKV from the coding sequence GTGAGGCAAGGCGATTTGGCATACTGCCGCACCATGCGCGAGTTCTCCCAACATGTCGTTAAGCTCTTCGAGGAAATCCATCCGCTGGACCGGATTGCGCGGGCGGGGTATGTTCTTCGCGGCGTGACAGAACCGGAGTCCGTGGCGGCGCACAGCCATTTCGTATCGCTGTTGACGCTGCTGTTTGTCGACGCGTATCCGGATTTGTTCGACCGTGAGCGGGCACTCACCATGGCGTTGATCCACGACCTTTCCGAGGCCCAGTTGATGGACATCCCGATGCCGGCGGGCGATGCTTACCTGCGTGAAGCGAAACAGGGCGCCGAGCAAGCGATTATTGAGCGGCTGTTCGCGGGGCTCGGCGGAAGGTATGCGGAGTACCATCGGGAATTGCTGGAGCCGAAGACGCCGGAGGCGTGTCTGGTGCGAGGCCTCGACAAAGCCCAGATGATGTTGAAGATCGTTATGTACGAGCGTGAAGGGCGCGGCCGATTGCGAGAGTTCTGGAAGAATCCCAAGAACTTCGAGGACTTCGGCATCGAACCGGTCTCCGATCTGTTTGACGCCATCTGCGAAGAGGCACGCGAGGAGCGGCCCCGGTGGAAGAAAGTCTGA
- a CDS encoding CPBP family intramembrane metalloprotease → MEESLTPNARGIAHLRKPALFFLAFYAAWTLRVVLLLPHEGAIQPEIVKRVYLDTLRILLWIVPLWVYLIRVERVSPIASLGLNTFPMGRRALESVAIAGVFFAVLVTVAITLEHKVTIFQKDVPLGRWPMIFFGMWAAPVIEEIFFRGFVYRRLREVFRFQTANGINALLFVSIHIPGWLYLQGLNTGMAANAVGVLIIGWVLGLLMERAQSVWPPILAHFFNNLLWSG, encoded by the coding sequence GTGGAAGAAAGTCTGACCCCGAACGCGCGCGGCATTGCGCACCTGCGAAAGCCTGCGTTGTTCTTCCTGGCGTTCTATGCTGCGTGGACGTTGCGGGTCGTTCTGCTGTTGCCGCACGAAGGTGCGATCCAGCCGGAAATCGTAAAGCGCGTGTATCTGGATACGTTGCGCATCCTGCTGTGGATTGTGCCGTTGTGGGTCTATCTGATTCGCGTGGAGCGGGTCTCGCCGATAGCGAGCCTGGGCCTCAACACCTTTCCCATGGGTAGACGCGCCTTGGAGTCGGTTGCGATTGCGGGCGTGTTCTTCGCGGTTCTCGTGACGGTTGCGATAACCCTGGAGCACAAGGTGACCATCTTCCAGAAGGACGTGCCGCTCGGCCGCTGGCCGATGATCTTCTTTGGGATGTGGGCCGCGCCCGTTATTGAGGAGATCTTCTTTCGTGGGTTTGTTTACCGCCGGTTGCGCGAGGTGTTCCGCTTTCAGACTGCAAACGGCATCAATGCGTTGCTGTTTGTTTCCATTCACATCCCCGGCTGGTTGTATCTGCAGGGTTTGAATACGGGCATGGCCGCAAACGCGGTGGGGGTTCTGATTATCGGCTGGGTGTTGGGGTTGCTCATGGAGCGCGCGCAGTCGGTCTGGCCGCCGATCCTGGCGCACTTCTTCAATAATCTGTTGTGGAGCGGTTGA